A genomic region of Synechococcus sp. NOUM97013 contains the following coding sequences:
- a CDS encoding protein kinase, with protein MIGTLLAERYRLDRCCSADPDQSDAVLWRAADQMAGDAAVALRQLKGDAVQERFRLLWPAIQSVLHPQIPRFGGLIESNDSLWLVREWQEGATLQQIQDQRLQRQLVFGAGEVLLLMRQMLSPLAVLHGLELVHGDINPRNLLRRDQDGLPVLIDFGLLQRAGSQPLEGASPAYAPRAQGRREPAAAWMDLHGLGVTALTLLSGRPPEQLLDAEGLRWCVPAELELEVPYRQVLERLLSEQPDQRFDQAAEALRALQAVTMPESTGPQTRADRTLVLAPVMAADSEPESTAAASPDLPPFTPPARQALRRRPRADERQQAAEGRLWPVVAALLVSAVLGTAIGWFLLSRGKTPAQAPSTDRDLIGRSATSLPPAEVDQRQQLLSRLRALQVDRSWFLQLVDASLMARFPERGGRLPSDSLDDAPLRRVWNDLADEWLARVEQLPPGLRSRLGQLKPSDWRSQRQALVDQGVNARVVEQLVSASAQALLPGAQAGVKPPEPYRQLWIAAALRSLEDVQIETVKARQLTPTVLTSRVPAGGARLISIAVPAGRRLVLGINGTPLMQMTVFSADGAVVSERGPLRVVTLPVQAGSPVQVLVTNDGVSSGLLTLSCRADLPGSQPLPEVDLDPIPDPATGVQGPVEALPEPPGPRPAGVEPPAAQSDASSEAAEPSAPQSPPAPAGIAPPPPP; from the coding sequence GTGATCGGCACGTTGCTGGCTGAGCGGTATCGCCTGGACCGTTGTTGCTCCGCTGATCCTGATCAGTCGGACGCTGTGCTCTGGCGTGCTGCCGATCAGATGGCCGGTGATGCAGCGGTGGCGCTCAGGCAGCTGAAGGGCGACGCGGTTCAGGAGCGTTTTCGCCTGTTGTGGCCAGCGATCCAGTCGGTGCTGCATCCCCAGATTCCCCGCTTCGGCGGGCTGATCGAGTCCAACGACAGCCTCTGGCTGGTGCGTGAGTGGCAGGAGGGGGCCACCCTCCAGCAGATCCAGGACCAGCGGCTGCAGCGTCAGCTGGTGTTCGGTGCGGGTGAGGTGCTGCTGCTGATGCGGCAGATGCTGTCACCGCTGGCGGTGCTGCACGGCCTTGAACTGGTGCATGGCGACATCAATCCCCGCAACCTTCTGCGCCGCGATCAGGACGGACTGCCGGTGCTGATTGATTTCGGGCTGTTGCAGCGCGCTGGATCCCAGCCTCTGGAGGGTGCTTCGCCGGCCTATGCCCCACGTGCGCAGGGCCGGCGGGAGCCGGCGGCGGCCTGGATGGATCTGCATGGGCTCGGTGTGACGGCGCTCACCCTTCTCTCCGGCCGGCCGCCGGAACAGTTGCTGGATGCCGAAGGCCTCCGGTGGTGCGTGCCCGCTGAGCTTGAGCTGGAGGTCCCCTATCGGCAGGTGCTGGAGCGTCTGCTGTCGGAGCAGCCCGACCAGCGCTTTGATCAAGCCGCCGAAGCCCTGCGGGCTTTGCAGGCGGTGACGATGCCGGAATCCACGGGACCGCAGACCCGCGCCGATCGCACCTTGGTGCTGGCCCCCGTGATGGCTGCAGATTCGGAGCCTGAATCCACCGCCGCTGCTTCGCCGGATCTGCCCCCGTTCACTCCACCGGCCAGGCAGGCTTTGCGGCGCCGTCCACGGGCGGATGAACGTCAACAGGCGGCGGAAGGACGCCTCTGGCCGGTGGTGGCGGCCTTGCTGGTGTCAGCCGTGTTGGGAACGGCCATTGGCTGGTTCCTGCTCAGCAGGGGCAAGACACCGGCCCAGGCCCCCTCCACCGATCGTGATCTGATCGGTCGCTCGGCCACCAGCCTTCCCCCCGCGGAGGTGGATCAACGTCAGCAGTTGCTCAGTCGTCTGCGGGCTCTGCAGGTGGATCGCAGTTGGTTCCTGCAACTGGTGGACGCCAGCCTGATGGCCCGTTTCCCCGAGCGCGGTGGTCGCCTGCCCAGTGATTCCCTCGACGATGCCCCCCTGCGGCGGGTCTGGAATGACCTGGCCGATGAGTGGCTGGCACGGGTGGAACAACTGCCGCCTGGTCTGCGCAGTCGCCTCGGTCAGCTCAAACCCTCCGATTGGAGGAGCCAGCGCCAGGCCCTGGTGGATCAGGGGGTGAACGCCAGGGTTGTGGAGCAACTCGTGAGCGCTTCAGCCCAGGCGCTGTTGCCGGGGGCTCAGGCCGGGGTCAAACCGCCGGAGCCCTACCGGCAGCTCTGGATTGCTGCGGCGTTGCGCAGTCTTGAGGATGTGCAGATTGAAACGGTCAAGGCCCGGCAGCTCACGCCCACGGTGCTCACCAGCCGGGTGCCGGCAGGTGGCGCACGGCTGATTTCGATTGCGGTGCCGGCCGGCCGCCGACTGGTGCTGGGCATCAATGGCACACCCTTGATGCAGATGACGGTTTTCTCGGCCGATGGTGCGGTGGTGTCGGAGCGTGGGCCGCTTCGGGTGGTCACCTTGCCGGTGCAGGCGGGATCACCGGTACAGGTGCTGGTCACCAACGACGGGGTGTCGTCGGGGTTGCTGACGTTGTCCTGTCGCGCTGATCTGCCCGGATCACAGCCCTTGCCGGAGGTGGACTTGGATCCGATTCCAGATCCGGCCACCGGTGTGCAGGGCCCGGTCGAGGCGCTTCCGGAACCGCCCGGTCCCAGGCCGGCGGGTGTGGAGCCGCCTGCGGCCCAATCCGATGCATCCAGCGAAGCGGCGGAGCCCAGTGCTCCTCAGTCGCCGCCGGCACCCGCAGGCATCGCGCCACCGCCGCCGCCCTAG
- the smpB gene encoding SsrA-binding protein SmpB → MAKGGGKKNAAARAAANRLLADNRLARHQYDILETLETGIELVGTEVKSIRAGQANLRDGFCLIRNGQLQLHNVHISPHTHASGYYNHDPLRVRRLLAHRREIDKLRGQLDTKGLTLIPLNMHLQGSWIKLTIGLGKGRKLHDKRAAEKDKQIKKETRAAIARY, encoded by the coding sequence ATGGCCAAAGGTGGAGGCAAAAAAAACGCCGCAGCGCGGGCTGCTGCCAATCGCCTGCTGGCGGACAACCGGCTGGCCCGGCACCAGTACGACATCCTCGAAACCCTGGAAACCGGCATCGAACTAGTGGGGACGGAGGTGAAGTCGATCCGTGCTGGTCAGGCCAACCTGCGCGATGGCTTCTGCCTGATCCGCAATGGCCAGCTGCAATTGCACAACGTGCACATCTCCCCGCACACCCACGCCAGCGGCTACTACAACCACGACCCCTTGCGCGTGCGGCGGCTGCTGGCCCATCGCCGGGAGATCGACAAGCTGCGCGGGCAGCTGGATACGAAGGGATTAACGCTGATCCCGCTCAACATGCACCTCCAGGGCTCCTGGATCAAGCTGACCATCGGATTGGGTAAAGGCCGCAAACTGCACGACAAGCGCGCCGCTGAAAAAGACAAGCAGATCAAGAAAGAGACCCGAGCTGCCATCGCCCGTTACTGA
- the ruvB gene encoding Holliday junction branch migration DNA helicase RuvB, with protein sequence MAIVSSNAAAPRPRPERPTNRMVDGSRQAGDDLDPSTAPGRDDGLRPRRLDDYIGQRELKQVLGIAVQAALGRGDALDHVLLYGPPGLGKTTMAMVLAEELGVNCRITSAPALERPRDIVGLLVNLQPRELLFIDEIHRLSRVAEELLYPAMEDRRLDLTVGKGSTARTRALELPPFTLVGATTRAGALSSPLRDRFGLIQRLEFYGLDDLQAIVERAAGLLELELSPEACAEIARRCRGTPRIANRLLRRVRDVACVRDCTGCIDRDLVDEALTLHRVDGRGLDASDRRVLELLLQSHGGGPAGLDTLAAALGEDPTTLESVVEPYLLQLGFLQRTPRGRVVTDAGRAHLGWPDQEAAA encoded by the coding sequence ATGGCGATCGTTTCCTCCAACGCCGCAGCCCCACGTCCCCGGCCAGAGCGGCCGACCAATCGGATGGTGGATGGCTCTCGGCAAGCCGGAGATGATCTGGATCCATCAACGGCGCCCGGTCGCGATGACGGTCTCAGACCGCGCCGTTTGGACGATTACATCGGTCAGCGCGAGCTCAAGCAGGTGCTCGGCATCGCCGTGCAGGCTGCCCTTGGCCGCGGCGATGCCCTTGACCACGTGCTGCTCTACGGACCGCCTGGTTTGGGCAAAACCACCATGGCAATGGTGCTGGCCGAAGAGTTGGGGGTGAACTGCCGCATTACCAGCGCTCCCGCTCTGGAACGCCCTCGCGACATCGTTGGTTTGTTGGTGAATCTGCAGCCTCGGGAGCTGTTGTTCATCGATGAGATTCACCGGCTCAGCCGGGTTGCGGAAGAACTGCTTTATCCCGCCATGGAAGATCGGCGCTTGGATCTCACCGTGGGCAAGGGCAGCACCGCCCGCACCCGGGCCCTGGAGTTGCCGCCGTTCACGTTGGTGGGAGCCACCACCCGTGCCGGGGCGCTCAGCTCGCCGCTGCGGGATCGTTTCGGTTTGATCCAGCGGCTGGAGTTCTACGGCTTGGACGATCTGCAAGCGATCGTGGAGCGAGCTGCTGGGCTCTTAGAGCTGGAGCTCAGTCCTGAGGCCTGTGCCGAGATCGCCCGTCGCTGTCGGGGCACACCGCGAATTGCCAACCGGTTGCTGCGCCGGGTGCGCGATGTGGCCTGTGTGCGCGATTGCACTGGCTGCATCGACCGCGACCTAGTGGATGAGGCCCTCACACTGCATCGGGTGGATGGACGGGGTCTGGATGCCAGTGACCGCAGGGTGCTCGAGTTGCTGCTCCAGTCTCACGGCGGTGGCCCCGCTGGTTTGGACACGCTGGCGGCAGCCCTTGGTGAAGACCCAACCACGCTGGAATCCGTCGTGGAGCCTTATCTGCTGCAGCTCGGCTTTCTGCAACGCACGCCGCGCGGACGGGTGGTGACAGATGCGGGGCGCGCGCACCTGGGTTGGCCGGATCAGGAGGCGGCAGCATGA
- a CDS encoding tetratricopeptide repeat protein, with protein sequence MNWRRQLIAWLLPVLLLVSCPPSAAWAVATDDLPALFDRALALSRQGDPVQALPIWDQVLDLAPRDAAAWSNRGNVRLMLGDPEGAIADQTRSIELAPDDADPHLNRGTAEEALQRWPEAAADYDWILDRDPSDASALYNLGNVRGSEGDWQEAQRLYRLAADARPGFAMARSSDALALYQLEDLQEAERQLRNLIRRYPLFADARAALSALLWRVGSRGEAESHWAAAAGLDPSYRDAAWLAQVRRWPPGPIADLERFLALEVA encoded by the coding sequence ATGAACTGGCGGCGACAGCTGATCGCATGGCTCCTGCCGGTGTTGCTGCTGGTGTCCTGCCCCCCATCTGCGGCTTGGGCTGTGGCTACAGACGATCTGCCGGCCTTGTTCGATCGTGCCTTGGCCCTTAGCCGTCAAGGCGATCCCGTGCAGGCGCTGCCGATCTGGGATCAGGTGCTTGATCTGGCTCCCCGTGATGCGGCGGCCTGGAGCAACCGCGGCAACGTGCGTTTGATGCTCGGCGACCCCGAAGGAGCGATTGCAGACCAGACCCGCTCGATCGAGCTGGCCCCCGACGATGCTGATCCGCATCTGAACCGCGGGACCGCGGAAGAAGCGCTGCAGCGCTGGCCGGAGGCCGCGGCGGACTACGACTGGATTCTCGATCGCGATCCCAGCGATGCATCGGCGCTCTACAACCTTGGCAATGTGCGTGGTTCCGAAGGCGACTGGCAGGAAGCGCAGCGGCTTTACCGCTTGGCGGCTGATGCCAGGCCTGGTTTTGCCATGGCCCGTTCCAGTGATGCCCTGGCCCTCTATCAGCTGGAGGATCTTCAGGAAGCCGAACGCCAGCTGCGCAATCTGATTCGGCGTTATCCCCTGTTTGCTGACGCCCGCGCTGCTCTCAGTGCCCTGCTGTGGCGCGTGGGGTCTCGCGGTGAAGCCGAGAGCCACTGGGCGGCAGCTGCTGGACTGGACCCCAGCTATCGCGATGCCGCCTGGTTGGCGCAGGTACGCCGCTGGCCGCCAGGCCCGATTGCGGATCTTGAGCGCTTCCTCGCGTTGGAGGTGGCATGA